One stretch of Nocardia mangyaensis DNA includes these proteins:
- the rpsF gene encoding 30S ribosomal protein S6: protein MRQYEVMVILDPSLDERIVGQSLDTLLTVVKTEGGKVDKVDIWGRRRLAYEIAKQAEGIYAIVELTATPATVSELDRQLGLNETVLRTKVLRNDK, encoded by the coding sequence GTGCGTCAATATGAAGTGATGGTCATCCTCGACCCCAGCCTGGACGAGCGCATCGTCGGGCAGTCCCTGGATACTCTGCTCACGGTCGTCAAGACCGAGGGCGGCAAGGTCGACAAGGTCGACATCTGGGGCCGCCGTCGGCTCGCCTACGAGATCGCCAAGCAGGCCGAAGGCATCTACGCGATCGTCGAACTGACCGCGACCCCGGCCACCGTGAGCGAACTCGATCGCCAGCTGGGCCTCAACGAGACGGTGCTGCGCACCAAGGTTCTGCGCAACGACAAGTAG
- a CDS encoding single-stranded DNA-binding protein, whose translation MAGDTVITVIGNLTADPELRFTPAGAAVANFTVASTPRVFDRNSNEWKDGEALFLRCNIWREAAENVAESLTRGARVIVSGRLKQRSYETREGEKRTVVELEVDEVGPSLRYATAKVSKAGRGGGGGGGFGGGSGNAGAGASAGGYSASNGGGGSSGGNAGNDDPWGSAPAAGSFGGGGRTDDEPPF comes from the coding sequence ATGGCAGGCGACACGGTCATTACCGTCATCGGAAACTTGACGGCAGACCCCGAGCTTCGTTTCACGCCCGCGGGCGCAGCGGTGGCGAATTTCACCGTCGCTTCGACTCCCCGCGTGTTCGATCGCAATTCGAACGAATGGAAAGACGGCGAGGCCCTGTTCCTGCGCTGCAACATCTGGCGTGAAGCAGCGGAGAACGTCGCCGAGAGCCTGACCCGAGGTGCTCGCGTGATCGTGAGTGGACGGCTCAAGCAGCGCTCCTACGAAACCCGCGAGGGTGAGAAGCGCACGGTCGTCGAACTCGAGGTCGACGAGGTCGGTCCCTCCCTGCGGTACGCGACGGCCAAGGTCTCCAAGGCCGGTCGCGGCGGCGGAGGCGGCGGTGGCTTCGGTGGCGGTTCCGGCAATGCCGGTGCAGGTGCAAGCGCAGGCGGCTACAGCGCCAGCAATGGCGGCGGAGGGTCGAGCGGCGGCAACGCCGGCAACGACGATCCGTGGGGTAGCGCGCCCGCGGCCGGCTCCTTCGGGGGCGGCGGCCGCACGGATGACGAACCGCCGTTCTGA
- the rpsR gene encoding 30S ribosomal protein S18, which produces MPKAPAREKVLKKKACAFCKEAKSGIVNIDYKDTTLLRKYVSDRGKIRARRVTGNCVQHQRDIAVAVKNSREVALLPYVSTAR; this is translated from the coding sequence ATGCCTAAAGCGCCCGCGCGCGAAAAGGTACTGAAGAAGAAGGCCTGCGCTTTCTGCAAGGAAGCCAAGTCCGGAATCGTCAATATCGATTACAAAGACACCACGCTGCTGCGTAAGTACGTCAGCGATCGCGGCAAGATCCGCGCTCGTCGCGTCACCGGCAACTGCGTGCAGCATCAGCGTGACATCGCTGTGGCCGTCAAGAACTCGCGTGAGGTGGCCCTGCTGCCTTACGTGTCGACCGCTCGCTGA
- the rplI gene encoding 50S ribosomal protein L9, with product MKLILTADVDNLGAPGDLVEVKDGYGRNFLLPRGLAIVATRGAQKQVDGIRRAQDARKVRDLDHANELKQAIEGLESVSLAVKTAGSGKLFGSVTTADVAGAIKAAGGPVVDKRSIELPKSHIKATGKHGIVVHLHPDVAAKFNLEVAAN from the coding sequence ATGAAGCTCATCCTCACCGCTGATGTCGACAACCTCGGCGCCCCGGGCGATCTCGTCGAGGTCAAGGACGGTTACGGCCGCAACTTCCTGCTGCCCCGCGGTCTGGCCATCGTGGCCACCCGTGGCGCCCAGAAGCAGGTCGACGGCATCCGTCGCGCCCAGGACGCCCGCAAGGTGCGCGACCTGGATCACGCCAACGAGCTGAAGCAGGCCATCGAGGGCCTGGAGTCGGTCTCGCTGGCCGTGAAGACCGCCGGCAGCGGCAAGCTGTTCGGTTCGGTCACCACCGCCGACGTGGCAGGCGCCATCAAGGCCGCCGGTGGCCCCGTGGTGGACAAGCGCAGCATCGAGCTGCCGAAGTCGCACATCAAGGCGACCGGCAAGCACGGCATCGTGGTGCACCTGCACCCCGATGTGGCCGCCAAGTTCAACCTCGAGGTTGCGGCGAACTAG
- a CDS encoding replicative DNA helicase codes for MTTTGDRAATDFPPEPPGEDFGRQPPHDMAAEQSVLGGMLLSKDAIADVVEVLRPGDFYRPAHQAIYDTILDLYGRGEPADPVTVSAGLDRRGELKRIGGPPYLVTLTQTVPTAANAGYYAEIVAEKAILRRLVEAGTRIVQFGYAGADGQDVAEVVDRAQAEIYEVTERRTTEDFTPLEELLQPTMDEIDSIASRGGISLGVPTGFTELDELTNGLHAGQMIIVAARPGVGKALALDTPLPTSTGWTTMGEVRVGDQLLGADGTPTLVLAATEVMVGRPCYEVELSDGTVITADEEHQWTTLAPTLAPHPVVRTTGEIAHSLRTPRDHFAHMLPRSARSQARQIVDVRKVDPVPVRCVEVDNADHLYLAGRTMVPTHNSTLGMDFMRSCSIKHGMASVIFSLEMSRTEIVMRLLSAEAKIKLGDMRSGRMSDDDWTKLARRMSEISEAPLFVDDSPNLTMMEIRAKARRLKQRHDLKLVVVDYLQLMSSGKKVESRQQEVSEFSRHLKLLAKELEVPVIAISQLNRGPEQRTDKRPMVSDLRESGCMPASTRILRADNGAEVTLGELLASGEQPLVWSLDDRMRMVARPMVKVFPSGRKEVFRLRLASGREVEATGNHPFLTVDGWIALDQLTVGDRLATPRRVPEPAHTTRLPEAEIVMLAHMIGDGSCVKRQPIRYASIDEENLAAVTTAAEHFGVSAVRDEYAAARVTTLRQPAPYRLTHGKRNPIAAWLDTLGLFGLRSYEKFVPEPIFALPNDQVALFLRHLWATDGSVRWDAKNRQARVYYASTSRRLIDGMNQLLLRLGVHGRIKTVRKGDYRPCYHLTIDGGENQTTFLRDVGAHGARGKSAEAAMVELASMIRNTNVDTVPTEVWNRVRTLLADKEMTHREFSAAMGSRFCGTSMWKCSPSRSRLARAATVLEDADIEMLATNDVFWDKIVEITSLGEHDVYDGTVPGTHNFVAQGISAHNSLEQDADMVILLHRPDAFERDDPRGGEADLIVGKHRNGPTATITVAHQLHLSRFVDMARG; via the coding sequence GTGACTACCACCGGTGACCGCGCGGCAACCGACTTCCCGCCTGAACCCCCCGGCGAGGACTTCGGCCGCCAGCCACCGCACGACATGGCCGCCGAGCAGTCCGTCCTCGGCGGCATGTTACTGAGCAAGGACGCCATCGCCGATGTCGTCGAGGTGCTTCGCCCCGGTGATTTCTACCGTCCCGCCCACCAGGCCATTTACGACACCATCCTCGACCTGTACGGCCGCGGCGAACCCGCCGACCCCGTCACCGTCTCCGCCGGCCTCGACCGCCGCGGCGAACTCAAGCGCATCGGCGGCCCGCCCTACCTGGTGACCCTCACCCAGACCGTCCCGACCGCCGCCAACGCCGGCTACTACGCCGAGATCGTCGCCGAGAAGGCCATCCTGCGCCGCCTCGTCGAAGCGGGCACCCGCATCGTCCAGTTCGGCTACGCCGGCGCCGACGGACAGGACGTCGCCGAGGTCGTCGACCGCGCCCAGGCCGAGATCTACGAGGTCACCGAGCGCCGCACCACCGAGGACTTCACCCCGCTGGAAGAACTCCTCCAGCCCACCATGGACGAAATCGACTCCATCGCCTCCCGCGGCGGCATCTCCCTCGGCGTCCCCACCGGCTTCACCGAACTCGACGAACTCACCAATGGGTTGCACGCGGGTCAGATGATCATCGTCGCCGCGCGACCTGGTGTTGGTAAGGCACTCGCGCTCGACACTCCCCTGCCGACATCGACCGGGTGGACCACCATGGGCGAAGTCCGGGTGGGCGATCAACTGCTCGGGGCCGACGGCACACCCACGCTCGTGCTGGCGGCAACCGAGGTGATGGTCGGCCGTCCCTGCTATGAGGTCGAGCTCTCGGACGGCACCGTCATCACCGCCGACGAAGAACATCAGTGGACCACCCTCGCGCCCACGCTGGCGCCGCACCCGGTGGTCCGCACGACCGGCGAGATCGCGCACAGCCTGCGGACACCGCGCGACCATTTCGCACACATGCTGCCCAGGTCCGCCCGGTCGCAAGCCCGGCAGATCGTCGACGTCCGCAAGGTCGACCCGGTGCCCGTGCGCTGCGTCGAGGTCGACAACGCCGACCACCTGTACCTGGCGGGCCGCACGATGGTCCCCACGCACAACTCGACCCTCGGCATGGACTTCATGCGGAGTTGCTCGATCAAGCACGGCATGGCGAGCGTCATCTTCTCGCTCGAGATGAGCCGGACCGAGATCGTGATGCGTCTGCTCTCGGCCGAGGCGAAGATCAAGCTCGGGGACATGCGCTCGGGGCGCATGAGTGATGACGACTGGACGAAGCTCGCTCGACGGATGAGCGAGATCAGTGAGGCGCCGCTGTTCGTCGACGATTCGCCGAACCTGACCATGATGGAGATCCGGGCCAAGGCGCGGCGGCTCAAACAGCGGCACGATCTGAAACTCGTCGTGGTGGACTACCTGCAGCTGATGAGCTCCGGCAAGAAGGTCGAATCGCGGCAGCAGGAAGTCTCGGAGTTCTCGCGCCATCTCAAGCTGCTCGCCAAGGAACTCGAAGTTCCGGTGATCGCGATCTCGCAGCTGAACCGTGGTCCGGAACAGCGAACCGACAAGCGGCCGATGGTCTCCGACCTTCGCGAGTCGGGATGCATGCCCGCGTCGACGCGGATCCTGCGCGCCGACAACGGCGCCGAGGTAACCCTGGGTGAGCTGCTCGCCAGTGGTGAGCAGCCGCTCGTGTGGTCGCTCGACGACCGGATGCGGATGGTTGCCCGTCCGATGGTGAAGGTGTTCCCGAGTGGGCGCAAAGAAGTGTTCCGGCTGCGCCTGGCCTCGGGCCGTGAGGTCGAAGCCACCGGCAACCACCCGTTCCTGACCGTGGACGGCTGGATCGCACTCGACCAGCTCACGGTCGGTGACCGCCTCGCCACGCCGCGCCGCGTCCCTGAGCCCGCGCACACCACCCGTCTGCCCGAAGCCGAGATCGTGATGCTCGCGCACATGATCGGCGATGGATCGTGCGTGAAGCGGCAGCCGATCCGCTACGCCAGCATCGACGAGGAGAACCTCGCCGCGGTCACCACAGCCGCCGAGCACTTCGGCGTCAGCGCCGTCCGCGACGAGTACGCGGCCGCGCGTGTCACCACTCTGCGCCAGCCCGCCCCGTACCGGCTCACCCACGGCAAACGGAACCCGATCGCTGCCTGGTTGGACACCCTGGGCCTGTTCGGTCTGCGCAGCTACGAGAAGTTCGTTCCGGAGCCGATTTTCGCGCTGCCCAACGATCAGGTGGCGCTGTTCTTGCGCCACCTGTGGGCGACCGATGGCTCGGTGCGCTGGGACGCCAAGAACCGCCAGGCCCGCGTCTACTACGCCTCGACCAGCCGCAGACTGATCGACGGCATGAATCAACTCCTCCTTCGTCTCGGCGTACACGGCCGCATCAAGACGGTGCGCAAGGGTGACTACCGCCCCTGCTACCACCTGACGATCGACGGCGGAGAGAACCAGACCACGTTCCTGCGTGATGTCGGTGCGCACGGCGCTCGTGGCAAGTCAGCTGAGGCAGCAATGGTCGAGCTGGCTTCGATGATCCGCAACACGAACGTCGACACGGTTCCCACCGAAGTCTGGAACCGTGTCCGCACACTGCTGGCTGACAAAGAGATGACACACCGAGAGTTCTCCGCCGCCATGGGTTCCCGCTTCTGCGGCACCTCGATGTGGAAGTGCTCCCCCAGCCGCTCCCGCCTCGCTCGAGCCGCGACAGTCCTCGAAGATGCCGATATCGAGATGCTGGCCACCAACGACGTGTTCTGGGACAAGATCGTCGAAATCACCAGCCTCGGCGAACACGACGTCTACGACGGGACTGTTCCTGGCACACATAACTTTGTCGCACAAGGCATTTCAGCTCACAACTCGCTCGAGCAGGACGCCGACATGGTCATCCTGCTGCACCGCCCCGACGCCTTCGAACGCGATGACCCTCGCGGCGGAGAGGCCGACCTCATCGTCGGCAAACACCGTAACGGCCCCACCGCCACCATCACCGTGGCCCACCAGCTGCACCTGAGCCGGTTCGTGGACATGGCCAGGGGCTGA